A genomic window from Flavobacteriales bacterium includes:
- a CDS encoding tetratricopeptide repeat protein: MPLRAGRMPDNLARMSLGQTAVRKVMLSVLLACLTSVSVFAQRVSADVSPEREYAVALELYQKQKYGQAQERFGNALQHHRALPSIQQENAIYYQASCALELFNGDGENLMTTFIADHPEHPFINLANFQLGTYYFTKKRYKSVLDQFELVDPTKLDEQYLEEFYFKKGYSHFMQEEYDRSKEALSHVVNGGQKYRSPALYYSSYILYREGRNDAALKGFQELESDKLFGKVAPFYVLQIYYRQGRNEDVISYGKALLEKDYSEAKSGEIHRMLGEAYYNLERYAEAIPEMEMAISELGGNRDDRYKLAYAAYRGGDYEKALTYFQQVTDEEDELAQLAYYHMGDCYLKLDRKMEARGAFRSASKYAFDKQIQEDALFNFAKTAYELSYDPYNEAVQAFEEYIDKNPNSERVDEAYNFLLKVYLTTHNYEDAIKSIDKMKRVDDALKETYQRISYVRGTELFNDLRFKNAVHYFKRSDKYPVNPDITAQAIFWQAEAYARMQRWKAAEEHYKLFMEAPSAINLPEFGLAHYGLAYVYFENEKLDEAINWFRKFVDYEKHDSLRVNDGLLRIADAFYLKKENKRAIEFYDKAIKYNKFDTDYAIFQIAVCYGLEGQNASKVETLKAMLENYPETDFAADAKYEIAETYFFTDNSSEAVKYFDKVINEHPNSSYVRKAKLNKGLLFYNQSLDEAALPLFEDVAENYPATEEAKEALMKIQKIYVERGDVPGFEKYVAANNFPDITTGALDTSYYESAEFMFLKGNMEGAMAEFGKYLEKFPHGYFVLNANFYRSEAAVELKKYDEAITGYDRVLDFKKNAFTERALMAASEIYLYQQKYNDALLRFTMLEEVAESAENLMEARAGLMRCNYKLNNFDAANEYAEKLLRSDKVPEEVIGEARLTSAKCALAQNNLRLAQERFKETLLESNNEVGAEAMYNLAYIHYLEEEYEQSQSLIFEMVNIFPNYGKWISKSFLLLADNYVKQGDLFQAKLTLQNVVDNYQGELKAEAQRKLDELNAAQPKLEERKDGEEWNIEFEQEGKVRDEIFEADSIDADEEYQIDFEKE, from the coding sequence ATGCCGCTTAGGGCTGGCCGCATGCCCGATAATTTAGCACGGATGAGTTTGGGGCAAACTGCGGTTCGAAAAGTGATGCTGTCGGTGCTTTTGGCATGTCTGACAAGCGTGTCCGTTTTCGCGCAGCGGGTTTCGGCAGATGTCTCGCCAGAACGCGAATATGCCGTAGCGCTCGAACTCTATCAGAAGCAGAAATATGGTCAGGCGCAGGAGCGTTTCGGTAACGCGTTGCAGCATCATCGCGCGCTGCCAAGCATCCAGCAGGAGAACGCCATTTATTATCAGGCATCATGTGCGTTGGAACTGTTCAATGGCGATGGCGAGAACCTGATGACCACGTTCATTGCCGATCATCCTGAACATCCGTTCATCAATCTGGCCAATTTCCAGTTGGGCACATACTACTTCACCAAAAAGCGGTACAAGTCTGTTCTCGATCAGTTTGAGCTGGTCGATCCGACCAAGTTGGATGAGCAGTATTTGGAGGAATTCTACTTCAAGAAAGGCTATTCGCATTTCATGCAAGAAGAGTACGACCGTTCCAAGGAAGCGCTTTCGCATGTGGTGAACGGTGGGCAGAAGTACCGTTCGCCTGCGTTGTATTACAGTTCGTACATCCTTTATAGAGAAGGTAGAAACGATGCCGCACTCAAAGGTTTTCAGGAACTCGAATCGGATAAACTGTTCGGAAAGGTCGCGCCATTTTATGTGCTGCAGATCTATTACCGACAAGGTCGGAATGAAGATGTCATCTCTTACGGAAAAGCGCTGCTCGAAAAGGATTATTCCGAAGCTAAAAGCGGAGAGATCCATCGCATGTTGGGCGAAGCGTACTACAATTTGGAACGCTACGCAGAGGCGATTCCCGAAATGGAAATGGCCATTTCAGAATTGGGTGGAAACCGTGATGACCGCTACAAACTGGCGTACGCTGCCTATCGCGGAGGTGATTATGAAAAGGCGTTGACCTACTTCCAGCAGGTAACGGACGAAGAGGACGAACTCGCGCAGTTGGCCTATTACCACATGGGCGATTGCTACCTGAAACTGGACCGCAAAATGGAAGCGCGTGGTGCGTTCCGTTCAGCATCTAAATACGCGTTCGACAAGCAGATTCAGGAAGATGCGCTGTTCAATTTTGCCAAAACGGCCTACGAACTTTCGTACGATCCGTACAACGAGGCGGTTCAGGCGTTTGAGGAATACATCGATAAGAACCCGAACAGCGAGCGCGTGGATGAGGCGTACAATTTCCTGCTTAAGGTCTATCTCACCACGCACAATTACGAGGATGCCATCAAGTCCATCGATAAGATGAAGCGCGTGGATGATGCCTTGAAAGAAACCTATCAGCGCATCAGTTATGTCCGTGGAACGGAGCTTTTCAACGACCTGCGTTTCAAGAATGCGGTGCATTACTTCAAGCGTTCCGACAAGTATCCTGTCAACCCTGACATCACGGCCCAGGCCATTTTTTGGCAGGCCGAAGCGTATGCGCGCATGCAGCGTTGGAAAGCGGCCGAAGAGCACTACAAACTTTTCATGGAAGCACCGAGCGCCATCAATCTGCCCGAATTCGGCTTGGCGCATTACGGCTTGGCGTACGTGTATTTCGAGAATGAGAAACTGGATGAGGCCATCAACTGGTTCCGCAAGTTTGTGGATTACGAAAAGCACGATTCGCTGCGCGTGAATGACGGTCTGTTGCGAATTGCGGATGCATTCTACCTGAAAAAGGAGAACAAGCGCGCCATCGAGTTCTACGACAAGGCCATCAAGTACAACAAGTTCGATACGGATTACGCCATTTTCCAGATAGCGGTCTGCTATGGGCTTGAGGGGCAGAATGCCTCAAAAGTGGAAACGCTCAAGGCGATGCTGGAGAATTATCCGGAGACCGATTTTGCGGCCGATGCCAAGTATGAGATCGCAGAAACGTACTTCTTTACCGACAACAGTTCGGAGGCGGTCAAGTATTTCGATAAGGTCATCAACGAACATCCGAATTCGAGCTATGTGCGCAAGGCCAAGCTGAACAAAGGCCTGCTGTTCTACAACCAAAGTTTGGATGAGGCAGCACTTCCGTTGTTCGAGGATGTGGCAGAGAATTATCCTGCCACGGAAGAGGCCAAAGAGGCGTTGATGAAGATCCAGAAGATCTACGTGGAACGGGGCGATGTGCCTGGTTTTGAGAAATATGTGGCTGCGAATAACTTCCCAGACATCACCACGGGCGCACTCGACACTTCTTATTATGAAAGTGCGGAATTCATGTTCCTGAAAGGAAATATGGAAGGTGCCATGGCCGAATTCGGCAAGTATCTGGAGAAGTTCCCGCATGGCTATTTTGTGCTCAACGCAAACTTCTACCGAAGCGAAGCCGCTGTGGAGCTCAAGAAGTATGATGAGGCCATCACGGGCTACGACCGTGTGCTCGATTTTAAGAAGAATGCGTTTACCGAGCGGGCGCTGATGGCGGCATCGGAGATCTATCTGTACCAGCAGAAATACAACGATGCGTTGCTTCGTTTCACCATGCTGGAAGAAGTGGCCGAAAGTGCTGAAAATCTGATGGAAGCACGTGCTGGACTTATGCGCTGCAACTACAAACTCAATAATTTCGATGCGGCCAACGAGTATGCGGAGAAATTGCTCCGTTCGGACAAGGTACCTGAAGAGGTGATCGGAGAGGCGCGGTTGACATCGGCAAAATGTGCGCTGGCGCAGAACAACCTCCGATTGGCGCAGGAACGCTTCAAGGAAACGCTGCTCGAATCGAACAACGAAGTGGGAGCAGAGGCCATGTACAACTTGGCGTACATCCACTATCTGGAAGAGGAATACGAACAATCGCAGAGCCTCATTTTCGAGATGGTGAACATCTTCCCGAACTACGGAAAGTGGATCTCAAAATCCTTCCTGTTGCTTGCCGACAACTATGTGAAACAAGGCGATCTGTTCCAAGCGAAGCTCACTTTGCAGAACGTGGTGGATAACTATCAGGGAGAATTGAAAGCAGAGGCACAACGCAAATTGGATGAACTGAATGCCGCTCAACCGAAACTGGAAGAGCGCAAGGACGGAGAAGAATGGAACATTGAGTTTGAGCAGGAAGGCAAGGTGCGTGACGAGATATTCGAAGCGGACAGCATTGATGCGGACGAAGAATATCAGATCGATTTCGAGAAAGAATGA
- a CDS encoding ATP-binding cassette domain-containing protein has protein sequence MENQDHIIQLSDVTVFIRDNAVLNKVSFAVDKGEFIYLIGRTGAGKSSLLRTLYADLPLREGEGYVAGHALAGIGQKEIPFLRRKLGIVFQDFQLLTDRSVEKNLKFVMEATGWKDKAKMDERVDEVLKLVDIPLVYKTKMPNQLSGGEQQRVAVARALINHPEVILADEPTGNLDPETSEGILQLMIDITETGTSVLLATHNYSFFKKHPARTLKCESGYVVDTLQKVGPEDF, from the coding sequence ATGGAAAACCAAGACCATATCATTCAGCTTTCGGACGTGACCGTTTTCATCCGCGACAACGCGGTTTTGAACAAGGTTTCGTTTGCCGTGGACAAAGGTGAGTTCATCTATCTGATCGGTCGTACGGGAGCGGGAAAAAGCAGCCTGCTACGCACGCTTTATGCAGATCTTCCGCTGCGCGAAGGTGAAGGCTACGTGGCAGGACATGCATTGGCAGGAATCGGCCAGAAGGAAATTCCTTTTCTACGAAGAAAACTTGGGATCGTATTTCAGGATTTTCAGTTGCTGACAGACCGCTCGGTGGAGAAGAATCTGAAATTCGTGATGGAAGCCACAGGCTGGAAAGACAAGGCCAAAATGGACGAGCGTGTGGATGAAGTGCTTAAACTGGTGGACATCCCGTTGGTTTACAAGACCAAAATGCCGAACCAACTTTCGGGCGGTGAGCAGCAGCGTGTGGCCGTGGCGCGCGCGCTGATCAATCATCCCGAAGTCATTTTGGCCGATGAGCCGACTGGAAATCTAGATCCCGAAACATCGGAAGGTATCCTACAACTGATGATCGATATCACGGAGACCGGAACAAGCGTGCTGCTTGCTACGCACAACTATTCCTTTTTTAAAAAGCATCCGGCCCGCACCTTAAAATGCGAAAGCGGCTATGTGGTAGACACCTTACAAAAGGTCGGCCCGGAAGATTTCTGA
- a CDS encoding T9SS type A sorting domain-containing protein has product MMKNLRIAAATVGLSVLGLSAWAQNLFLVESPSNIAGSYNFTDSYTADGWGANLDTTHVTAEAAWAYDDGTYVDPTNGAAGDSACCGPIINTGDINGKVAFLYRGTCNFSLKAYRAQAAGAVGCVIVNNVPGNLINMLSGDSASAITIPVIFISDANGAALADSINAGGVQVFIGNPNGVFANNIGAYSGDFGMANSQSIPSTFVSNTGYEVPIGAWIFNFGSADAINAVLSATIDRDGTQVYDESSVGATISPGDSLFVSLPNYSETTYEEGFYTITYNMVSDATDDLPSDNVNTASFWINGNGVYSKSRVDPNDGPQGSGGLRPATGTEFEWCVALQSPNASSMQITGMTFNTSTNNIDLTTQSVQLAVYEWNDPFDGTAAATFNDLTELTNNEFYDYAADLQGEFVTHTFAQPIDLIDEQKYLGCATIFIDNMFLGVDGSLDYNTTYDGYPTELFFPLNDIDGGTWYAGGFGTDNVPAIILNMQLANGIADEVKASDVKPYPNPTKEMINIPLGVAMNGNVTVTVFDMEGRMVLSENLCQNNSTNIRMDVSQLASGMHTFKLQFEDNSTTTFRVVIAK; this is encoded by the coding sequence ATGATGAAAAATCTACGCATTGCCGCAGCAACCGTTGGGTTGTCTGTACTTGGGTTATCGGCATGGGCCCAAAATCTATTCTTGGTGGAATCACCATCCAACATTGCCGGATCTTACAACTTTACTGATTCTTACACAGCCGATGGCTGGGGTGCGAATCTGGACACGACCCATGTTACTGCGGAAGCGGCCTGGGCGTATGATGATGGAACGTATGTTGACCCAACGAATGGTGCTGCTGGCGATTCTGCCTGTTGTGGCCCGATCATCAATACGGGTGACATCAACGGAAAGGTCGCTTTCCTTTATCGTGGAACTTGCAATTTCTCGTTGAAAGCGTACAGAGCACAGGCCGCAGGAGCGGTTGGCTGCGTCATCGTGAATAACGTTCCTGGAAACCTGATCAACATGCTCTCTGGAGACAGCGCCAGCGCAATCACCATTCCAGTGATCTTTATCAGCGATGCCAATGGTGCTGCTCTTGCAGACTCCATTAACGCAGGTGGTGTTCAGGTTTTCATTGGAAATCCGAACGGTGTATTTGCCAACAACATCGGTGCTTACTCTGGCGATTTCGGAATGGCAAACAGCCAATCCATCCCTTCCACGTTTGTAAGCAACACAGGATACGAGGTTCCTATTGGAGCTTGGATCTTCAACTTCGGGTCAGCGGATGCAATAAACGCTGTTCTCTCTGCAACCATTGACCGCGATGGAACTCAGGTCTACGATGAAAGCTCTGTCGGAGCGACCATCTCTCCCGGAGACAGCCTTTTTGTCTCATTGCCGAACTATTCGGAAACCACATACGAGGAAGGTTTTTATACCATCACTTACAACATGGTTTCGGATGCGACCGATGACCTTCCATCGGACAATGTCAATACAGCATCTTTTTGGATCAACGGCAACGGAGTGTACTCCAAGAGCCGTGTTGACCCGAACGATGGCCCTCAGGGTTCTGGCGGCCTTCGACCTGCAACCGGTACCGAATTTGAATGGTGTGTTGCCCTTCAGTCGCCAAATGCGTCAAGCATGCAGATCACAGGCATGACCTTCAACACATCTACCAACAATATCGACCTTACCACACAGTCGGTTCAGTTGGCCGTTTATGAGTGGAATGATCCGTTTGACGGAACTGCTGCCGCAACGTTCAACGACCTGACCGAACTGACGAACAACGAGTTTTACGACTATGCAGCAGACCTTCAAGGTGAGTTCGTTACCCACACATTCGCTCAACCGATCGACCTTATTGACGAGCAGAAGTATCTTGGCTGCGCCACCATCTTTATCGACAATATGTTCTTGGGAGTTGATGGAAGCTTGGATTACAACACCACGTACGATGGCTACCCTACCGAACTGTTCTTCCCGCTCAATGACATAGATGGTGGAACCTGGTATGCCGGTGGTTTTGGAACGGACAACGTTCCTGCCATTATTCTGAACATGCAACTGGCAAACGGAATTGCTGATGAAGTGAAGGCTTCAGACGTCAAGCCATATCCGAACCCGACAAAAGAAATGATCAACATTCCGCTTGGCGTTGCCATGAACGGAAATGTTACGGTTACCGTTTTTGATATGGAAGGAAGAATGGTGCTTTCAGAGAACCTTTGTCAGAACAACAGTACCAACATTCGCATGGATGTAAGTCAATTGGCAAGCGGAATGCACACATTCAAACTGCAGTTTGAAGACAACTCAACTACAACTTTCCGAGTTGTGATCGCAAAATAA
- a CDS encoding T9SS type A sorting domain-containing protein: MMKKSTLLILGVALGFGAYSQNRAVTPESIKNLRISATAPKTGNEVAQEAPSSNSSTANAGDFAEEIVGETKYDLQTNSSICNRIVNHENGISVTWTMSLAGGNYVDRGTGYNYWDRVPDTWADQPTARIESDRTGWPSIAVLVDGSEHVISHNTNTNNLDVISRSAAGTGTWTESETLLPPVISDGNYWPRMVAGGADGNSLHVISISYPADPVTEDWIFYNGQAGAICYSRSTNSGASFDVVHEVIPGIDSTYYFGFSSDDYAIDADGDNVAILAGGLAAGLTLLKSTDNGDSWTKTVVDTFPIPKYDYKTMISDVDGDQVADTIECNDGSVSVLIDGNGTIHCFWGVTRMLDDVEADPYSYFPGWDGLAYWNDSRAIGDVDTIAFALDLNGDGQLNTPSGGTTNFPFGVYGTGLTSHPSSGIDENGIIYLAYSSVVDGTDDGAGRLLRHTYVMESEDNGSTWSDPVDIYEDDFSECAFASIARKVDDCIHIVYQRDDQAGHSLSQDSNGNPTDPGNTGGEIVYTCVPRDAVSVEEIAAESALSSYAVYPNPFNQETRFFLELKESTKIVATVVDLTGRQVMEIASGELAAGRHNYVVNLESVTSGIYFVNLRLNNELYSQKVMKF; the protein is encoded by the coding sequence ATGATGAAAAAATCTACGTTGCTCATTCTTGGAGTTGCATTGGGTTTTGGAGCTTACAGCCAAAACCGCGCTGTCACCCCAGAATCCATCAAGAACCTTCGCATTAGTGCAACCGCACCAAAAACGGGAAATGAGGTCGCTCAAGAAGCACCGAGTTCAAATTCCTCCACGGCAAATGCCGGTGACTTTGCAGAAGAGATCGTTGGCGAAACGAAATACGACCTTCAGACCAACTCATCCATCTGCAACCGAATTGTGAATCATGAAAATGGAATTTCGGTTACTTGGACCATGTCGTTGGCCGGTGGCAATTACGTGGACCGAGGAACAGGATATAACTATTGGGACCGCGTTCCTGATACTTGGGCAGATCAACCGACCGCGCGCATCGAATCTGACAGAACAGGTTGGCCATCAATCGCTGTTCTTGTAGATGGCAGCGAGCATGTGATCTCTCACAACACCAACACAAATAACTTGGATGTCATCAGCCGTTCTGCTGCTGGAACGGGAACTTGGACCGAGTCTGAAACGCTGCTTCCTCCAGTAATTTCTGATGGAAACTACTGGCCGCGCATGGTTGCCGGTGGCGCAGATGGTAACTCATTGCATGTAATTAGCATCTCTTATCCGGCCGACCCTGTAACTGAAGATTGGATCTTCTACAACGGACAGGCAGGAGCCATCTGCTACAGCCGTTCTACCAATTCAGGTGCTTCCTTCGATGTTGTCCATGAAGTTATTCCAGGTATTGATTCAACTTACTACTTCGGGTTCTCATCTGACGATTACGCAATTGATGCGGACGGAGACAATGTGGCCATTCTTGCTGGCGGTCTTGCTGCCGGACTGACACTTCTGAAGTCGACCGACAATGGTGACAGTTGGACGAAAACAGTTGTGGACACATTCCCAATTCCAAAGTATGATTACAAAACCATGATCTCTGACGTTGATGGCGACCAAGTGGCCGATACGATCGAGTGTAATGACGGCTCTGTTTCAGTCCTTATCGATGGCAACGGAACCATCCATTGTTTTTGGGGTGTTACCCGTATGTTGGATGATGTGGAAGCCGACCCATATTCGTATTTCCCAGGTTGGGATGGTCTGGCCTACTGGAACGACTCACGTGCCATTGGCGATGTTGATACGATCGCGTTTGCACTTGACCTGAACGGAGACGGTCAGTTGAACACCCCATCAGGCGGAACGACCAATTTCCCATTTGGGGTTTATGGTACGGGACTTACATCGCATCCTTCATCAGGTATTGATGAGAATGGCATCATCTACTTGGCTTACAGCTCTGTAGTAGATGGTACGGACGATGGTGCCGGCCGTTTGTTGCGACACACTTACGTGATGGAGTCGGAGGATAACGGAAGCACTTGGTCCGATCCGGTTGACATCTACGAAGATGATTTCAGCGAATGTGCTTTTGCTTCCATCGCCCGCAAAGTAGATGATTGCATCCATATCGTATACCAGCGCGATGACCAGGCAGGTCATTCGCTTTCGCAAGATTCTAACGGAAACCCGACAGATCCAGGAAACACTGGCGGTGAGATCGTGTACACATGCGTTCCTCGCGATGCCGTAAGTGTTGAGGAAATTGCTGCTGAAAGCGCACTTTCGTCTTACGCTGTTTATCCAAACCCGTTCAATCAGGAAACCCGTTTCTTCCTTGAGTTGAAGGAGAGCACCAAGATCGTTGCTACGGTTGTTGACCTTACCGGAAGACAAGTGATGGAAATTGCCAGTGGCGAATTGGCCGCTGGTCGTCACAACTACGTGGTGAACTTGGAATCTGTGACAAGCGGAATCTATTTCGTGAACCTACGGTTGAACAACGAGCTTTACTCACAGAAAGTGATGAAGTTCTAA
- a CDS encoding glycosyltransferase yields the protein MDKHLHVISFDVPYPANYGGVIDVYFKLKALASLGVKIHLHCFEYGRKPSPELEAICEEVHYYHRKTTQSYLFRRRPFIVVTRSSEELLKRLLKDDHPILFEGLHTCFHLADERLADRFKIVRTHNIEHDYYRNLAKVEKNVFKKYYFLNEAGKLERFERTLCNAQLIAAISKADTEYLEPKYPNVQHISAFHPNDHVDIAEGMGKFCLYHGSLEIGENNEAVLYLVRHIFSQLDVPLIIAGNKPSAELKAEVAKLPNVEIRSGLKTEDIHQLIREAQINVLPTFQATGIKLKLLAALYMGRHCLVNSFMVENTGLESLCKVEDSDKRFMEAVKTLFSEEFNGDSRERRQEVLDARFCNRVNAQKLYGLIYGE from the coding sequence ATGGATAAGCACTTGCACGTCATATCGTTCGATGTTCCATATCCTGCCAATTATGGTGGCGTCATTGATGTGTATTTCAAGCTGAAAGCATTGGCATCTCTGGGCGTGAAGATCCATTTGCATTGCTTTGAATATGGCCGAAAGCCATCACCCGAACTGGAAGCGATATGTGAAGAAGTTCACTACTATCATCGAAAGACCACACAGAGCTATCTGTTCCGAAGACGCCCGTTCATTGTGGTCACGCGTTCTTCCGAAGAACTGCTTAAGCGATTGCTGAAAGACGATCATCCGATCCTTTTTGAAGGGTTGCACACTTGTTTTCATCTTGCAGATGAACGGTTGGCGGATCGCTTCAAGATCGTGCGGACGCACAATATCGAGCACGATTACTACCGCAATCTGGCCAAGGTGGAGAAGAATGTCTTCAAGAAATACTACTTCTTGAATGAGGCTGGAAAACTGGAACGGTTCGAGCGCACGCTTTGCAATGCACAGCTCATTGCTGCCATTTCCAAAGCCGACACGGAATATCTGGAACCGAAATACCCGAACGTTCAGCACATTTCGGCATTCCACCCGAACGACCATGTGGATATTGCCGAAGGAATGGGCAAGTTTTGCTTGTACCACGGCAGCTTGGAGATAGGCGAGAACAATGAAGCTGTGCTTTACTTGGTACGCCATATCTTTTCGCAGTTGGATGTGCCGCTCATCATTGCCGGAAACAAGCCTTCGGCTGAACTGAAAGCGGAAGTGGCCAAGCTGCCGAACGTGGAGATACGCTCAGGGCTGAAAACGGAGGACATTCATCAGCTCATCCGCGAAGCGCAGATAAATGTGCTGCCCACGTTTCAGGCAACGGGAATCAAATTGAAACTGCTGGCCGCGCTTTACATGGGACGGCATTGCCTGGTCAATTCCTTCATGGTCGAGAACACGGGATTGGAATCGCTGTGCAAGGTGGAAGATTCCGATAAGCGGTTCATGGAGGCGGTGAAGACACTTTTCTCAGAGGAGTTCAATGGCGACAGCCGCGAAAGACGGCAGGAAGTGCTGGATGCGCGTTTCTGCAATCGGGTCAATGCGCAGAAGCTCTATGGATTGATCTACGGTGAATAA
- a CDS encoding glycosyltransferase, whose product MARPKAIVSVINDLSTDQRVHRHCLLLGQKGYDVLLIGRTTSVSVPLDDRGYTMHRMWLPFEKGPLFYASYNIGLFFNLLFRKADLLFSNDLDTLLPNYFVSRLKRTSLIYDSHEFFTEVPELVHRPKVQRVWQKIERSVLPKLKNTLTVNTSIAGLYKNLYGIEMKVLRNVPKALSPEQPKASREELGMPTAKKVIILQGSGINMHRGAEEAVESMQYIQDAVLLILGSGDVISALKNRVKELNLSDRVIFKDRMPYEKMMAHTRLSDLGLSLDKDTNVNYRFSLPNKLFDYIQAGIPVLGSELVEVKRIIQNYGVGEIVRSFEPKELAQQIQEMLHSEKVAEWRANAVKASAELTWEKESEVLGKMIDSLNG is encoded by the coding sequence TTGGCCAGACCAAAGGCGATCGTTTCCGTCATCAACGACCTATCTACCGACCAGCGCGTGCATCGGCATTGCCTGCTGCTTGGGCAAAAAGGGTATGACGTGTTGCTGATCGGTAGAACAACTTCCGTCAGCGTTCCGCTGGATGACCGCGGATACACCATGCATCGCATGTGGCTTCCGTTCGAAAAAGGTCCGCTGTTCTACGCTTCGTATAACATCGGTCTGTTCTTCAATCTGTTGTTCCGAAAGGCGGATCTGCTGTTCTCCAACGACCTTGATACACTGCTTCCGAACTATTTCGTGAGCCGATTGAAACGTACGTCACTTATTTACGACAGCCACGAATTTTTTACGGAAGTGCCCGAACTCGTGCATCGTCCCAAAGTGCAGCGCGTATGGCAAAAGATTGAGCGAAGCGTACTGCCAAAACTGAAAAACACGCTTACCGTAAATACTTCCATTGCGGGACTTTACAAGAACCTTTACGGCATCGAAATGAAGGTGTTGCGGAATGTACCCAAGGCACTTTCGCCCGAACAACCGAAAGCAAGCCGAGAAGAATTGGGAATGCCGACAGCTAAAAAGGTCATCATTCTGCAAGGTTCAGGCATCAACATGCATCGCGGAGCGGAAGAGGCTGTGGAATCGATGCAGTACATTCAAGATGCTGTGCTGCTCATTCTTGGTTCGGGAGATGTGATTTCCGCTCTGAAAAACCGCGTGAAGGAATTGAACCTTTCTGACCGCGTCATTTTCAAGGACAGAATGCCGTACGAAAAGATGATGGCGCACACGCGCCTGTCCGATCTCGGCCTTTCGCTCGATAAGGACACGAACGTGAATTATCGTTTCAGTCTGCCGAACAAATTGTTCGATTACATTCAGGCAGGAATTCCAGTTCTCGGTTCCGAGCTGGTGGAGGTCAAGCGCATCATTCAGAATTATGGAGTTGGTGAGATCGTCCGCTCCTTCGAGCCGAAGGAATTGGCACAACAGATACAGGAAATGCTGCATTCAGAAAAGGTTGCCGAATGGCGAGCCAATGCTGTGAAGGCCAGCGCAGAACTCACCTGGGAAAAGGAATCGGAAGTGTTGGGAAAAATGATCGATTCGCTGAATGGATAA
- a CDS encoding methyltransferase produces the protein MDFIAKEIEAYAEEFTREEGQVLAELNRETYAKVMMPRMLSGHLQGQILRMFSQMIRPKNILEIGTYTGYSALCFVDGLQEDGKLVTIDVNEELEDIVQKYFEKSGRSSQIDARIGNAMEIIPTLDMKFDLVFIDADKENYPNYFDLVFDKLNTGGYIIADNVLWSGKVLEDDANLDKDTLALKEYARKVKADPRVETVLLPVRDGLLIARKLA, from the coding sequence ATGGATTTTATTGCCAAGGAAATAGAAGCGTACGCAGAAGAATTTACGCGCGAAGAAGGTCAGGTTCTGGCCGAACTGAACCGCGAAACGTACGCCAAGGTGATGATGCCTCGCATGCTTTCGGGGCATTTGCAAGGACAGATCCTGCGCATGTTCTCGCAGATGATCCGTCCGAAGAACATCTTGGAAATTGGAACTTACACGGGTTACAGCGCCCTCTGTTTTGTGGATGGATTGCAGGAAGACGGCAAACTTGTCACCATTGATGTGAACGAGGAGTTGGAAGATATCGTCCAGAAGTATTTTGAAAAGTCTGGGAGGTCATCGCAGATCGATGCGCGTATCGGCAATGCGATGGAGATCATTCCCACGCTGGATATGAAATTCGACCTTGTTTTCATTGATGCCGACAAGGAGAATTATCCGAATTACTTCGATCTCGTTTTCGATAAATTGAATACGGGAGGTTACATCATTGCAGATAATGTGCTTTGGAGCGGCAAGGTGCTGGAAGACGATGCGAATCTTGACAAAGACACGCTGGCACTGAAAGAATATGCCCGAAAGGTGAAGGCCGATCCGCGTGTGGAAACCGTGCTGCTTCCTGTTCGAGACGGTTTGCTCATCGCACGGAAATTGGCTTAA